The following coding sequences lie in one Niabella agricola genomic window:
- a CDS encoding MFS transporter, translated as MDKSNGNLRWGIGALLFFVSALNYLDRQVLSVLAPSIQKELRLSDIDYSYITSSFLLSYTIMYAISGRLVDKWGTRKSLLWFAGSWSVANVLHGFAKTVAQFCGARFLLGAAESGNFPAGVKAAAEWFPLKERALAIGLLNAGSSAGAAVAAPLVSFITIAWGWQSAFVVTGLIGFIWVYCWWKYYYTPQTHPRISTQELAYIESDAEPEATKKKISIGQLLRMRQSWGCFVARIFIDPCTYFLIFWIPKYLQEEQGMTLNLVGYFAWIPYLALAIGTIAGGIIPRRLINNGWSLNRSRKTVMLTASLLIPLCCVLLFTSHSLTIAILAITGVMFGHGLWGNITIPAEVFPKSVQGTLTGLGGTLGGCASILTQFAIGWTVQNVSYTPVFIAVGLMYLLTFFGVQLLIGKLGQIIKL; from the coding sequence ATGGATAAAAGCAACGGGAACTTAAGGTGGGGCATCGGCGCATTGCTGTTCTTTGTATCAGCACTCAATTATCTTGACCGCCAGGTATTGTCGGTACTGGCTCCTTCCATCCAGAAGGAGCTGCGGCTGTCGGATATCGACTATTCCTATATCACCTCTTCCTTCTTGCTCAGTTATACCATTATGTATGCCATCAGCGGCCGGCTGGTAGACAAATGGGGTACCCGTAAAAGCCTGCTTTGGTTTGCCGGCAGCTGGTCCGTGGCCAATGTATTGCACGGCTTTGCAAAAACCGTGGCACAGTTTTGTGGCGCCCGTTTTTTACTTGGCGCGGCGGAAAGCGGCAACTTTCCCGCCGGGGTAAAAGCGGCGGCAGAATGGTTCCCTTTAAAAGAGCGTGCACTGGCCATCGGGCTGCTGAACGCGGGTTCATCGGCCGGTGCCGCGGTAGCCGCTCCGCTGGTAAGTTTTATTACCATCGCCTGGGGCTGGCAGTCGGCTTTTGTAGTAACCGGTCTTATTGGTTTTATATGGGTGTATTGCTGGTGGAAATATTATTACACGCCGCAAACGCATCCGCGCATCTCAACACAGGAGCTGGCATACATCGAAAGCGATGCAGAACCGGAAGCCACGAAAAAAAAGATCAGCATTGGTCAGTTGTTGCGCATGCGGCAATCCTGGGGTTGTTTTGTAGCGCGCATCTTTATTGATCCCTGCACCTATTTCCTGATCTTCTGGATTCCGAAGTATTTACAGGAAGAACAGGGCATGACGCTGAACCTGGTGGGTTATTTTGCCTGGATCCCCTACCTGGCACTGGCCATTGGCACCATTGCCGGGGGCATCATTCCGCGACGGCTCATCAACAACGGCTGGTCATTGAACCGTTCCCGCAAAACCGTGATGCTGACGGCCTCCCTGCTGATCCCTCTTTGCTGTGTGCTGCTGTTTACATCGCACAGCCTGACTATTGCCATACTGGCGATTACCGGCGTGATGTTCGGGCATGGGTTATGGGGAAATATTACCATTCCTGCAGAAGTCTTTCCAAAATCGGTACAGGGAACCCTTACCGGGCTGGGTGGCACACTGGGCGGATGCGCATCGATCCTTACGCAATTTGCGATCGGGTGGACGGTTCAGAACGTTTCGTACACACCGGTTTTTATTGCGGTAGGACTGATGTACCTGCTCACTTTTTTTGGCGTACAACTGCTGATAGGCAAACTGGGCCAGATCATCAAATTATAA